The sequence TCGAGAGCGAGATCTTGCGATCGCGCGCGTCGAGCTGGGTGATCTCTGCGGTGAGTTCCTGGCCGACTTCCACCACGTCGCGCGGGTTCTGCACGCGCTCATGGGCCAGCTCGCTGGTGCGGATGAGGCCTTCGATGCCCTCGGCCAGTTCCACGAACACGCCGAAATCGGTGATCGAGACGACCTTGCACTGCACACGGTCGCCACGCTTGTGACTCTTGTAGTAGCTCTCCCAGGGATCGTCCTGGAGCTGTTTGATGCCAAGCGAGAGACGCTGGCCCTCGGTGTCGACGTTGAGGACGATCGACTCGACCTCATCGCCTTCCTTGAACATTTCGGCAAGCTTGGGATTTTTGTCGGTCCACGACACGTCGGAGACATGCACGAGGCCGTCGATCTCATCATCGACACCGACAAAGATGCCGAAGTCGGTGATGCTCTTGACCGTTCCCTTGAGGCGCGCGCCCGGGGGATAGGTCTGTGCGATCTCTTCCCATGGGTTGGGCTGGACCTGCTTCATGCCCAGGCTCATGCGGCGGTTGGCGCGGTCGACGTCGAGAATCATCACCTCGACTTCGTCGCCCACGTTGACGATCTTCTTGGGGTGGCGGACCTTGCGGGTCCAGCTCATCTCGGAGACGTGGATGAGGCCTTCGACGCCGCCCGTGATCTCCACGAATGCGCCGTAGTCGGCAATGCTGGTTACAACGCCCTTGGTGCGCATGCCGATCGGATAGTCGGTATCGATCGTGACCCACGGGTCGTTCTGAAGCTGCTTGAGCCCCAGCGAGACGCGCTCTTTTTCACGATCGAACTGCAGCACCTGCACGCGGATCTCGTCACCGGACTTGATGACTTCGCTCGGGTGCTTGATGCGCGCCCACGACATATCGGAGATATGCAGCAGGCCATCGATGCCGCCCAGGTCGATGAAGGCGCCGTAGTCGGTCAGGTTCTTCACCGTTCCGGTCACGATTGCGCCCTCGGTCAGAACCTTGAGGGTTTCTTCACGCATGTGGCCGCGCTGCTCTTCGAGAACCGC is a genomic window of Chrysiogenia bacterium containing:
- a CDS encoding 30S ribosomal protein S1, which produces MMSDKPQTSGAGAGDSGDSFAAMFEESMAAQEISEGEIVTGTIVKVDPDGVIIDIGFKSEGYAPREEFERGGEVTVKEGDRVRVYVDSLRVNPQGYCRVSKQKADRLRIWDEIAEAFEKEAIIEGKVTGRVKGGLEVDIGVKAFLPASQADIRMPRNLDRYMGETSQYRIIKFNRRRGNVVLSRRAVLEEQRGHMREETLKVLTEGAIVTGTVKNLTDYGAFIDLGGIDGLLHISDMSWARIKHPSEVIKSGDEIRVQVLQFDREKERVSLGLKQLQNDPWVTIDTDYPIGMRTKGVVTSIADYGAFVEITGGVEGLIHVSEMSWTRKVRHPKKIVNVGDEVEVMILDVDRANRRMSLGMKQVQPNPWEEIAQTYPPGARLKGTVKSITDFGIFVGVDDEIDGLVHVSDVSWTDKNPKLAEMFKEGDEVESIVLNVDTEGQRLSLGIKQLQDDPWESYYKSHKRGDRVQCKVVSITDFGVFVELAEGIEGLIRTSELAHERVQNPRDVVEVGQELTAEITQLDARDRKISLSIRAMQATDDRANLKEFHTSQGSSNATFGDLLGEKLRGMQGSEAAPAGEAKAEEAPAPAEEAKAEEAPAAEAAPAPTEEATEEPKAQAAPESESSEPAEAAASEEQSEEETKGEENS